The following proteins are co-located in the Nitrospinota bacterium genome:
- the sfsA gene encoding DNA/RNA nuclease SfsA — MKLGDRIVDGIFLERPNRYLAKVTIEGVEVFAHVPDPGRLPGLMIPGRKVRLVYNPGPKRKTDFTLVLVRHGSLWVSVYPVFANALVKKALEKRSLPFLTGYEKFVSEVKMGNSRFDFQLEFGGSLAYVEVKSVSLVEDTVGKFPDAPTERGVKHLQELIELRKQGTRAAVLFISQRSDTRSIVPNDAVDPKFGDWLRKAHEQGVELYGHNCKVTSSSVSLENPVAIVLPT; from the coding sequence ATGAAGCTCGGCGACCGTATCGTAGATGGAATTTTTCTCGAACGCCCCAACCGTTACCTCGCAAAAGTAACCATCGAGGGGGTAGAAGTCTTCGCGCACGTTCCCGATCCCGGTCGACTCCCAGGATTGATGATCCCCGGTCGTAAAGTGCGACTGGTTTATAATCCCGGTCCCAAACGCAAAACAGATTTCACGTTGGTACTGGTTCGTCACGGGTCTTTATGGGTCTCTGTGTATCCGGTGTTTGCCAATGCCCTGGTGAAAAAGGCTCTTGAAAAGCGCTCTCTGCCTTTTCTGACGGGTTATGAAAAGTTTGTCAGCGAAGTGAAAATGGGAAACAGCCGGTTCGATTTCCAACTGGAGTTTGGCGGCAGTCTGGCTTATGTGGAAGTGAAGTCCGTGAGCCTGGTAGAAGACACGGTGGGGAAGTTCCCCGATGCGCCCACCGAACGGGGAGTCAAGCACTTGCAGGAATTGATCGAATTACGCAAACAAGGCACTCGGGCCGCAGTTCTGTTCATTTCCCAGAGATCGGACACGCGATCCATCGTTCCCAACGATGCGGTCGATCCGAAATTTGGAGACTGGTTGCGGAAAGCGCACGAGCAGGGTGTCGAGTTGTATGGGCACAACTGCAAGGTCACGTCATCCTCAGTTTCCCTCGAAAACCCGGTCGCTATCGTTTTGCCTACTTAA